Proteins encoded within one genomic window of Phoenix dactylifera cultivar Barhee BC4 unplaced genomic scaffold, palm_55x_up_171113_PBpolish2nd_filt_p 000805F, whole genome shotgun sequence:
- the LOC120107246 gene encoding zinc finger A20 and AN1 domain-containing stress-associated protein 1-like isoform X1, which translates to MTFSPLSPHPLKNPSPSPLLPSTGRSKPLSSRVHRFFNPPETLTLTPASNRRREMAQREKELQVPETLTLCVNNCGFYGNPATNNMCQACFQAAGFASPSPPSRSSHEKASSAPARSPDPAAEAGRGAADAPAAKADAATAVVSPVRRVSRCAGCRKRVGLTGFRCRCGSREGSQ; encoded by the coding sequence ATGACCTTCTCCCCCCTCTCCCCCCACCCCTTGAAAAACCCCTCTCCATCGCCTCTTCTCCCCTCCACGGGCCGCTCAAAACCCCTCTCCTCTCGCGTTCACAGATTCTTCAATCCTCCCGAAACCCTGACCCTAACCCCAGCGAGCAATCGAAGACGAGAAATGGCCCAGAGAGAGAAGGAGCTCCAGGTCCCGGAGACTCTCACCCTCTGCGTCAACAACTGCGGCTTCTACGGCAACCCCGCCACCAACAACATGTGCCAAGCCTGCTTCCAGGCTGCCGGATTCGCCTCCCCCTCGCCGCCCTCCCGCTCCAGCCACGAGAAAGCCAGCTCCGCCCCGGCTCGGTCGCCGGATCCGGCAGCGGAAGCAGGGAGGGGAGCTGCGGATGCGCCGGCGGCCAAGGCTGATGCTGCCACCGCGGTGGTGTCGCCGGTGAGGCGGGTGAGCCGGTGCGCGGGTTGCCGGAAGAGGGTGGGGCTTACGGGGTTCCGGTGCCGGTGCGGAAGCAGGGAGGGAAGCCAATGA
- the LOC120107246 gene encoding zinc finger A20 and AN1 domain-containing stress-associated protein 1-like isoform X2 has product MTFSPLSPHPLKNPSPSPLLPSTGRSKPLSSRVHRFFNPPETLTLTPASNRRREMAQREKELQVPETLTLCVNNCGFASPSPPSRSSHEKASSAPARSPDPAAEAGRGAADAPAAKADAATAVVSPVRRVSRCAGCRKRVGLTGFRCRCGSREGSQ; this is encoded by the exons ATGACCTTCTCCCCCCTCTCCCCCCACCCCTTGAAAAACCCCTCTCCATCGCCTCTTCTCCCCTCCACGGGCCGCTCAAAACCCCTCTCCTCTCGCGTTCACAGATTCTTCAATCCTCCCGAAACCCTGACCCTAACCCCAGCGAGCAATCGAAGACGAGAAATGGCCCAGAGAGAGAAGGAGCTCCAGGTCCCGGAGACTCTCACCCTCTGCGTCAACAACTGCGG ATTCGCCTCCCCCTCGCCGCCCTCCCGCTCCAGCCACGAGAAAGCCAGCTCCGCCCCGGCTCGGTCGCCGGATCCGGCAGCGGAAGCAGGGAGGGGAGCTGCGGATGCGCCGGCGGCCAAGGCTGATGCTGCCACCGCGGTGGTGTCGCCGGTGAGGCGGGTGAGCCGGTGCGCGGGTTGCCGGAAGAGGGTGGGGCTTACGGGGTTCCGGTGCCGGTGCGGAAGCAGGGAGGGAAGCCAATGA
- the LOC120107246 gene encoding zinc finger A20 and AN1 domain-containing stress-associated protein 1-like isoform X3 has translation MTFSPLSPHPLKNPSPSPLLPSTGRSKPLSSRVHRFFNPPETLTLTPASNRRREMAQREKELQVPETLTLCVNNCGFASPSPPSRSSHEKASSAPARSPDPAAEAGRGAADAPAAKADAATAVVSPVRRVSRCAGCRKRVGLTGFRCRCGSREGSQ, from the exons ATGACCTTCTCCCCCCTCTCCCCCCACCCCTTGAAAAACCCCTCTCCATCGCCTCTTCTCCCCTCCACGGGCCGCTCAAAACCCCTCTCCTCTCGCGTTCACAGATTCTTCAATCCTCCCGAAACCCTGACCCTAACCCCAGCGAGCAATCGAAGACGAGAAATGGCCCAGAGAGAGAAGGAGCTCCAGGTCCCGGAGACTCTCACCCTCTGCGTCAACAACTG CGGATTCGCCTCCCCCTCGCCGCCCTCCCGCTCCAGCCACGAGAAAGCCAGCTCCGCCCCGGCTCGGTCGCCGGATCCGGCAGCGGAAGCAGGGAGGGGAGCTGCGGATGCGCCGGCGGCCAAGGCTGATGCTGCCACCGCGGTGGTGTCGCCGGTGAGGCGGGTGAGCCGGTGCGCGGGTTGCCGGAAGAGGGTGGGGCTTACGGGGTTCCGGTGCCGGTGCGGAAGCAGGGAGGGAAGCCAATGA